A DNA window from Halococcus saccharolyticus DSM 5350 contains the following coding sequences:
- a CDS encoding NAD(P)-binding protein, whose product MNSETVVIGGDGAVGEVLAGQLVGTSAAVVFLDEDERAVEHAAEAGADARVGDPSEAATLDREDIEEMGTAIVASQKDSHNLLVAQLLQLRRTERVIALVNDPKNVEAFTAAGIEPVSASTVLAGALDRQRRGAEIVETERSLGQETEEDTAKRHLEHEESTDDPKHERVRSDGAGVTCSAQRT is encoded by the coding sequence ATGAACAGTGAAACCGTGGTAATCGGCGGTGACGGAGCCGTAGGAGAGGTGCTCGCGGGTCAGCTCGTCGGCACCTCGGCCGCGGTGGTGTTCCTCGACGAGGATGAGCGCGCGGTCGAACATGCAGCAGAGGCGGGTGCTGACGCTCGGGTGGGCGATCCGAGCGAGGCGGCCACTCTCGACCGCGAGGACATCGAGGAGATGGGTACTGCTATCGTTGCCTCGCAGAAGGACAGCCACAACTTGCTGGTCGCACAGCTTCTCCAACTCCGACGGACCGAGCGCGTTATCGCACTCGTGAATGATCCCAAGAATGTCGAGGCGTTCACTGCAGCTGGCATCGAACCGGTATCTGCCTCGACCGTGCTAGCCGGCGCACTCGACCGACAACGCCGTGGCGCCGAGATAGTCGAGACCGAGCGTTCGCTAGGTCAGGAAACAGAGGAGGATACGGCGAAGCGACACTTGGAGCACGAGGAGTCGACAGATGACCCGAAACACGAACGGGTCCGCTCAGATGGAGCGGGGGTGACATGTAGTGCCCAAAGAACTTGA